A single Thermodesulfovibrionales bacterium DNA region contains:
- a CDS encoding sulfurtransferase TusA family protein, whose amino-acid sequence MALKDQTPTEVLDVLGRVCPYPLVMTKKALEKLPSGAILKILCDAPASAEDSIPRFAEKQGYAFESVKLEDKGYWEIYIQKK is encoded by the coding sequence ATGGCTTTAAAAGACCAGACACCTACAGAGGTACTTGATGTCCTAGGAAGGGTGTGTCCCTATCCCCTTGTAATGACAAAAAAGGCACTTGAGAAACTCCCATCTGGTGCAATCCTCAAGATACTTTGTGATGCTCCTGCCTCAGCAGAGGATTCTATACCAAGATTTGCTGAAAAACAGGGATATGCCTTTGAATCAGTAAAGCTTGAGGACAAGGGTTACTGGGAAATCTATATTCAGAAAAAATAA
- a CDS encoding DsrE family protein codes for MADVKLAFIVTKPPYKSENPKLAATHAMAYQTVEILLEEGDTVTPTLCYVGEGVLNCLKGQKAMDIYGITSTETHLKNCLLVDLDVMVCKEDLEKFGISEDMIVDAEDMGAEKKIQVVPFDRIKNVIEGANHLLYF; via the coding sequence ATGGCTGATGTAAAACTTGCTTTTATAGTTACTAAACCACCCTATAAATCAGAAAATCCTAAACTTGCAGCCACCCATGCAATGGCTTACCAGACAGTAGAGATCCTTCTTGAAGAGGGAGATACTGTTACACCCACTCTCTGCTATGTGGGAGAGGGTGTCTTAAATTGCCTCAAGGGTCAGAAGGCAATGGATATATATGGAATAACCAGTACAGAGACCCATCTTAAAAACTGTCTTCTTGTTGACCTTGATGTTATGGTCTGCAAGGAGGACCTTGAAAAATTCGGCATATCAGAAGATATGATAGTTGATGCTGAAGATATGGGCGCAGAAAAGAAGATACAGGTTGTACCATTTGACAGAATAAAGAATGTCATCGAGGGTGCAAATCATCTATTATACTTTTAG
- a CDS encoding DsrE family protein, protein MGTLSIGVFSALVGSMNYDFALKLAEAALDKGHKVNLWFSGNASGSPKKNQKHLKDYSHGETPLRKLMEKGLEVCTCEACSLARGIQKPDAIEGIQWNAMHWYLAKIHGSDRVLHIGGE, encoded by the coding sequence ATGGGAACATTAAGCATCGGAGTATTTTCAGCTCTTGTTGGATCAATGAATTATGATTTTGCTTTAAAACTTGCTGAAGCAGCTCTTGATAAAGGCCATAAGGTAAATCTATGGTTTTCTGGAAATGCCTCCGGGTCTCCCAAGAAAAATCAGAAGCATCTTAAAGATTATTCCCATGGAGAAACACCCTTGAGAAAATTAATGGAGAAAGGGCTTGAGGTCTGCACATGTGAAGCCTGCTCCCTTGCAAGAGGAATACAGAAACCTGATGCTATTGAAGGAATCCAGTGGAATGCAATGCACTGGTATCTTGCAAAGATTCACGGATCCGACAGGGTCCTTCATATAGGAGGTGAGTAA
- the tusB gene encoding sulfurtransferase complex subunit TusB yields MKLGVFLSDYRTDTSILERLSPQKLGIILVGNGVYHAAIKEKGQASNVLNMKANFYVLKEDLETRGLSVSNLDSRVKPVTYSDVVDLIFNEYEKLIWM; encoded by the coding sequence ATGAAATTAGGAGTATTTCTTAGCGATTACAGAACTGATACCAGCATACTTGAGAGACTCTCACCTCAGAAACTCGGAATTATACTTGTTGGTAATGGTGTCTATCACGCTGCAATTAAGGAAAAGGGACAGGCATCCAATGTTCTTAATATGAAGGCAAATTTCTATGTTCTTAAAGAAGACCTTGAGACAAGAGGTCTGAGTGTTTCAAATCTCGATAGTCGTGTCAAACCTGTTACTTACAGTGATGTGGTGGATTTAATATTTAATGAATATGAAAAACTAATCTGGATGTAA
- a CDS encoding GGDEF domain-containing protein, producing MSIIMVTALSLLLNVLLLFLFIKIKKKNLHLSESLLRTKNNAVFFNELAHLGVRYSKNKKERLRIFLETIRVFSDCELSGLILLGNCKNFHIKDIFTTAELKEDLRAELEKYFKTVMEKGCPLRIEASERFKNLLLFPVYSGNRIIGELFLINKKNGIFSREDEENFLTVSFHATDVIEGLELSSRLDELIRSDMLTGLENHRAFMERLSFEIERSKRFGREFSVLIIDVDNFAKFNETYGYGRGDEMLMKIGGVIKRSIRSTDFAARYGGESFAIILPETSTDIAMIVAERSRNAINAIRLDNPASPSITISAGISTFPHDGRDTAGLIDAAMQAVYLAKQRGKNRTCTYRNLKQEFLMKG from the coding sequence ATGAGTATCATTATGGTCACAGCCTTAAGTCTCCTATTGAATGTTCTTTTACTTTTTCTGTTTATTAAGATAAAGAAAAAAAATCTACACCTCTCGGAATCCCTTCTGAGAACAAAAAATAATGCAGTCTTCTTTAACGAGCTTGCTCATTTAGGTGTAAGATACAGTAAAAACAAAAAGGAAAGGCTAAGGATATTTCTTGAAACTATCAGGGTATTCTCAGACTGTGAACTATCTGGCTTGATTCTTCTTGGCAATTGTAAGAACTTCCACATAAAGGATATCTTTACAACCGCTGAGCTGAAAGAGGATTTAAGAGCGGAGCTTGAAAAATATTTTAAGACTGTTATGGAAAAGGGTTGTCCTTTAAGAATAGAGGCCTCAGAAAGATTCAAAAATCTGCTTCTCTTTCCTGTGTATTCAGGAAACAGGATTATTGGAGAATTATTTCTTATTAATAAAAAGAACGGGATATTCAGCAGGGAGGATGAGGAGAATTTTCTTACCGTTTCTTTTCATGCTACTGATGTTATTGAGGGTCTTGAGCTTTCCTCGAGACTGGACGAGCTAATAAGGTCAGATATGCTTACAGGGCTTGAAAATCACAGGGCCTTTATGGAGAGACTTTCCTTCGAGATTGAGAGGTCGAAAAGATTTGGCAGAGAATTTTCTGTTTTGATAATTGATGTAGATAATTTTGCAAAATTTAATGAAACCTATGGATACGGAAGGGGAGATGAGATGCTAATGAAGATAGGAGGGGTAATAAAGAGGAGCATAAGGTCTACTGATTTTGCTGCCCGATATGGAGGAGAGAGTTTTGCAATAATCCTTCCTGAGACATCCACTGATATTGCCATGATCGTTGCAGAGCGTTCAAGAAATGCCATAAATGCAATCAGGCTGGATAATCCAGCAAGTCCCTCCATAACCATAAGTGCCGGTATATCAACCTTTCCCCATGATGGTCGTGATACTGCGGGTCTTATTGATGCAGCCATGCAGGCAGTATATCTGGCAAAACAGAGGGGCAAAAACAGGACATGTACATACAGAAATTTAAAACAGGAATTTTTGATGAAGGGATGA
- the thiC gene encoding phosphomethylpyrimidine synthase ThiC, with protein sequence MTQIERARSGEITPEMEKVSQDECIDEILLKEYVASGKVIIPANKRRKARVTGIGKGLRTKVNVSIGTSTDIIDIPMEIEKAKIAERCGADTLMDLSVGGNISKIRRALMDTVELPIGTVPLYEAFAMAIEKYGAAVRMPVEVLFDVIEKQCEEGVAFMAIHCGINRRTLEMLRRQNYRYGGLVSKGGSYMVAWMEYNNKENPLYEYFDKVVEILKKHDVVLSLGNGFRAGAVHDSTDRVQIQELIINCELAEAGREMGCQTMVEGPGHIPINEIEANIIMQKKMSGEAPFYMLGPIVTDIAPGYDHITSAIGAALASAYGADFICYVTPAEHLGLPFPEDVREGLIAARIAAHIGDMIKLKRMERDKLMAKARRDMKWEEQFLLAIDPERAREIKSKRGHVDHGCTMCGRFCANDILKGMFQRDMEGSDKK encoded by the coding sequence TTGACACAGATAGAAAGAGCAAGGTCAGGAGAGATAACGCCCGAGATGGAGAAGGTTTCCCAGGATGAATGTATTGATGAAATTTTACTTAAAGAATATGTGGCCTCTGGTAAGGTAATCATACCTGCAAATAAAAGAAGAAAGGCAAGAGTTACAGGTATAGGTAAAGGATTGAGGACAAAGGTCAATGTATCCATAGGCACCTCAACTGATATTATTGATATTCCCATGGAGATAGAGAAGGCAAAGATCGCTGAACGCTGTGGCGCTGATACACTGATGGATTTGAGCGTCGGAGGGAATATATCAAAAATAAGAAGGGCCCTAATGGATACAGTAGAGCTACCGATAGGAACAGTGCCTTTATACGAGGCCTTTGCAATGGCTATAGAAAAATATGGTGCTGCCGTCAGGATGCCAGTGGAAGTGCTTTTTGATGTTATAGAAAAACAGTGTGAAGAGGGTGTGGCATTCATGGCAATTCACTGTGGAATAAACAGAAGAACTTTAGAGATGCTGAGAAGACAAAATTATCGTTATGGAGGACTGGTATCAAAGGGTGGTTCATACATGGTTGCCTGGATGGAATATAACAACAAAGAAAATCCCCTTTATGAGTATTTTGATAAAGTGGTGGAGATACTTAAAAAACATGATGTTGTTCTGAGTCTGGGAAATGGATTTCGAGCCGGTGCTGTCCATGATTCAACTGACAGGGTTCAGATTCAGGAATTGATAATTAACTGTGAGCTTGCGGAGGCCGGAAGAGAGATGGGATGCCAGACCATGGTAGAAGGACCTGGACATATTCCAATAAATGAGATAGAGGCAAATATAATCATGCAAAAGAAGATGAGTGGAGAGGCTCCTTTTTATATGCTCGGACCGATCGTCACCGATATTGCACCGGGATATGACCATATTACCTCTGCAATAGGTGCGGCCCTAGCTTCTGCTTACGGAGCTGATTTCATATGTTATGTAACACCTGCAGAGCATCTGGGACTTCCTTTTCCTGAAGATGTTAGGGAAGGTCTTATTGCCGCCCGCATAGCTGCTCATATAGGAGACATGATTAAGCTTAAAAGGATGGAAAGGGATAAACTAATGGCCAAGGCAAGAAGGGATATGAAGTGGGAGGAGCAATTTTTACTTGCCATAGATCCTGAAAGAGCAAGGGAGATAAAGTCAAAGAGAGGACATGTTGATCATGGCTGTACCATGTGCGGAAGGTTCTGTGCAAATGATATTTTAAAGGGAATGTTTCAAAGAGATATGGAGGGCAGTGATAAGAAGTAG